Proteins encoded by one window of Cloeon dipterum chromosome 2, ieCloDipt1.1, whole genome shotgun sequence:
- the LOC135937345 gene encoding putative ankyrin repeat protein RF_0381 — MLYCTPLTVSARFGHLDLVKFLLEGQIDSLQAELEEKWFAFKCAVFEEHTDVAKYLLEKYPEMKNMKVESAESPLHLAVESESLDLCRWIVDEAGADLNSLMPIGKPEDADDIYCDFFLMLQSDVNKKDGRGKTALNCAAEYGFLELLRKLINSGANVQEKDINGWNAFHYACENSGRNCYEMIKLLHSEAKEKPVGSCQTGLHIYLRNCDGNEGDIMEIVRFLIEKAGVDVKAVDEDGRTALCIAVERKLRCTDYLMMQGIDVGFKNKKGESRLHLAAKRNDLRVLNVWLNLGGDLNVRDGKESTALHVAIVHESVAFIKRLVELGVDVNAMRNV; from the exons ATGTTATATTGCACTCCTCTAACTGTGTCTGCTCGCTTTGGTCATCTGGACCTGGTCAAGTTCCTCTTGGAGGGGCAAATCGACAGCCTGCAAGCCGAGTTGGAAGAGAAGTGGTTTGCTTTCAAGTGTGCAGTTTTCGAAGAACACACAGACGTCGCGAAATACTTGCTAGAGAAGTATccagaaatgaaaaacatgaaAGTTGAATCAGCAGAAAGTCCACTGCATTTGGCAGTGGAGAGTGAATCTTTGGACCTGTGCCGGTGGATTGTGGATGAAGCAGGTGCCGATTTAAATAGTTTGATGCCGATTGGAAAACCAGAAGATGCAGATGATATCTACTGTGACTTTTTTCTGATGCTCCAAAGTGACGTTAACAAAAAAGACGGAAGAGGGAAGACTGCCCTAAACTGCGCGGCCGAGTACGGGTTTCTGGAGCTGCTACGCAAGTTGATAAATTCTGGAGCAAATGTCCAGGAAAAGGACATAAACGGCTGGAATGCCTTCCACTATGCCTGCGAAAACTCCGGTCGTAATTGCTacgaaatgataaaattattgcacagTGAAGCCAAAGAGAAACCCGTGGGAAGTTGCCAAACTGGGTTGCACATTTACCTCAGAAACTGTGACGGTAATGAAGGAGATATCATGGAAATTGTTCGTTTTCTGATTGAGAAAGCGGGAGTTGACGTGAAAGCAGTGGACGAGGATGGACGCACGGCATTGTGTATCGCGGTGGAAAGAAAGCTGCGTTGCACCGACTATTTAATGATGCAAGGGATTGACGTAGGattcaagaataaaaaaggagagTCGCGTTTACATTTGGCTGCGAAGAGGAATGATTTGAGAGTTCTGAATGTTTGGCTCAATCTGGGAGGCGATTTGAACGTCAGGGACGGAAAAGAATCTACAGCGCTTCACGTGGCCATTGTGCACGAAAGTGTTGCGTTTATAAAGAGGCTCGTAGAGCTTGGTGTCGACGTCAATGCC ATGCGGAATGTGTAA